One region of Purpureocillium takamizusanense chromosome 4, complete sequence genomic DNA includes:
- a CDS encoding uncharacterized protein (TransMembrane:1 (i37-54o)~EggNog:ENOG503PT87) gives MAGQVPLENLRRRRRVVTCPACHQTARTMRIREPYRNADVFIMLWLGILLFPIYEHFRGPGGAWVTHYCSRCGIRLVVYASGPRRHYIHATETTLLQQPPPSASFGASSSSSNGMPKQQQQQQQRQGQESKRPYITPCPSPLGPPNPVDTSFITNHTRRYQHLRSTTILHIDVDPTDGLPSAIWRNAARTQKLHRIDRLNGYGGPNGGAFHARFLWPGKFEASECIPLRWAFGRSCLSVVDARDDRCVGAAQLAQQSWDTVIYLPQQHSNSSPSSSSSTSSPPPPPPPPLHAATPHIEHPRLFQAYDCRVGQDRQVFARQCPQFFVPGPHGSTLLWTVRRIVCTAAAADDDVDVEEEAARLPHGRPALRLVLLDAYDRLVAANDGAWTTRKTSPSSEASASGGPRRDVLRVYAPADDHGGLVGAVVTSYAVLCAQLTRRMQWNDILRNED, from the exons ATGGCCGGACAAGTCCCACTTGAAAACCTCAGACGCCGTCGCAGGGTCGTCACCTGCCCGGCATGCCACCAGACGGCGCGCACGATGCGCATCCGCGAACCGTACCGCAACGCAGA CGTATTCATAATGCTTTGGCTCGGCATCCTGCTGTTTCCCATCTACGAGCACTTCCGcggcccgggcggcgcgtgggTGACGCACTACTGCTCGCGCTGCGGCATCCGGCTCGTCGTGTACGCCTCCGGACCACGGCGTCACTACATCCACGCCACGgagacgacgctgctgcagcagccacctCCCTCGGCATCATTCggtgcatcatcatcatcatccaaCGGCATgccaaagcagcagcagcagcagcagcagcgtcaagGCCAGGAAAGCAAACGACCCTACATCACACCCTGTCCATCGCCCCTAGGCCCACCTAACCCAGTAGACACGTCCTTCATCACGAACCACACCCGCCGCTACCAACATCTCCGAAGCACCACCATCCTTCACATCGACGTGGATCCCACCGACGGCCTCCCCAGCGCGATATGGAGAAACGCCGCGCGCACGCAGAAGCTGCATCGCATCGACCGCCTGAACGGCTACGGCGGCCCCAACGGCGGGGCGTTCCACGCGCGGTTCCTCTGGCCAGGCAAGTTCGAGGCCTCGGAATGTATCCCCTTGCGCTGGGCGTTTGGCCGCTCGTGCCTCtctgtcgtcgacgcccgcgatGACCGGTGCGTCGGCGCAGCCCAGCTCGCGCAACAATCGTGGGACACCGTCATATACCTACCACAACAAcacagcaacagcagcccctcctcctcctcctccacctcatcaccaccaccaccaccaccaccaccactacacGCAGCAACGCCGCATATCGAGCACCCGCGACTATTCCAAGCGTACGACTGCAGGGTCGGACAGGACAGGCAAGTCTTCGCCCGGCAATGCCCGCAGTTTTTCGTCCCCGGCCCACACGGCAGCACCCTGCTCTGGACAGTCCGCCGCATCGTCtgcacggccgcggccgccgacgacgatgtcgatgtcgaggaggaggcggcgcgcctccCCCACGGCAGACCAgcgctgcgcctcgtcctgctgGACGCCTACGACCGTCTCGTGGCCGCAAACGACGGGGCGTGGACCACGAGGAAgacgtcgccatcgtcggaggcgtcggcgtcggggggACCGCGGCGCGACGTCTTGCGCGTGTACGCGCCGGCGGACGACCatggtggcctcgtcggcgcggtgGTGACGAGCTACGCGGTGCTCTGCGCGCAGCTGACACGGAGAATGCAGTGGAACGATATCCTCAGGAACGAGGATTAG
- a CDS encoding uncharacterized protein (TransMembrane:1 (i37-54o)~EggNog:ENOG503PT87) — MLWLGILLFPIYEHFRGPGGAWVTHYCSRCGIRLVVYASGPRRHYIHATETTLLQQPPPSASFGASSSSSNGMPKQQQQQQQRQGQESKRPYITPCPSPLGPPNPVDTSFITNHTRRYQHLRSTTILHIDVDPTDGLPSAIWRNAARTQKLHRIDRLNGYGGPNGGAFHARFLWPGKFEASECIPLRWAFGRSCLSVVDARDDRCVGAAQLAQQSWDTVIYLPQQHSNSSPSSSSSTSSPPPPPPPPLHAATPHIEHPRLFQAYDCRVGQDRQVFARQCPQFFVPGPHGSTLLWTVRRIVCTAAAADDDVDVEEEAARLPHGRPALRLVLLDAYDRLVAANDGAWTTRKTSPSSEASASGGPRRDVLRVYAPADDHGGLVGAVVTSYAVLCAQLTRRMQWNDILRNED; from the coding sequence ATGCTTTGGCTCGGCATCCTGCTGTTTCCCATCTACGAGCACTTCCGcggcccgggcggcgcgtgggTGACGCACTACTGCTCGCGCTGCGGCATCCGGCTCGTCGTGTACGCCTCCGGACCACGGCGTCACTACATCCACGCCACGgagacgacgctgctgcagcagccacctCCCTCGGCATCATTCggtgcatcatcatcatcatccaaCGGCATgccaaagcagcagcagcagcagcagcagcgtcaagGCCAGGAAAGCAAACGACCCTACATCACACCCTGTCCATCGCCCCTAGGCCCACCTAACCCAGTAGACACGTCCTTCATCACGAACCACACCCGCCGCTACCAACATCTCCGAAGCACCACCATCCTTCACATCGACGTGGATCCCACCGACGGCCTCCCCAGCGCGATATGGAGAAACGCCGCGCGCACGCAGAAGCTGCATCGCATCGACCGCCTGAACGGCTACGGCGGCCCCAACGGCGGGGCGTTCCACGCGCGGTTCCTCTGGCCAGGCAAGTTCGAGGCCTCGGAATGTATCCCCTTGCGCTGGGCGTTTGGCCGCTCGTGCCTCtctgtcgtcgacgcccgcgatGACCGGTGCGTCGGCGCAGCCCAGCTCGCGCAACAATCGTGGGACACCGTCATATACCTACCACAACAAcacagcaacagcagcccctcctcctcctcctccacctcatcaccaccaccaccaccaccaccaccactacacGCAGCAACGCCGCATATCGAGCACCCGCGACTATTCCAAGCGTACGACTGCAGGGTCGGACAGGACAGGCAAGTCTTCGCCCGGCAATGCCCGCAGTTTTTCGTCCCCGGCCCACACGGCAGCACCCTGCTCTGGACAGTCCGCCGCATCGTCtgcacggccgcggccgccgacgacgatgtcgatgtcgaggaggaggcggcgcgcctccCCCACGGCAGACCAgcgctgcgcctcgtcctgctgGACGCCTACGACCGTCTCGTGGCCGCAAACGACGGGGCGTGGACCACGAGGAAgacgtcgccatcgtcggaggcgtcggcgtcggggggACCGCGGCGCGACGTCTTGCGCGTGTACGCGCCGGCGGACGACCatggtggcctcgtcggcgcggtgGTGACGAGCTACGCGGTGCTCTGCGCGCAGCTGACACGGAGAATGCAGTGGAACGATATCCTCAGGAACGAGGATTAG
- a CDS encoding uncharacterized protein (COG:H~EggNog:ENOG503Q4IW), translated as MTQQQQKQREQQHFEHGQPVGAPVPAPRGKEDGDDTGPGAVPFPPHEPLVGKTVSLVPLSAEAHAADLYAHLGGEANLWRWTYMLSGGWRDEGECEAAMEAWGRGRDPQFYAVVKHNHNGDNGDDKGEGEGEGGEKSEGDGEGEGQGEAVGMMSYLSVVPAHRRIEIGSIILGDAAKGSRVGTEAYALLVERAFALGYLRVEWKANALNARSLKAARRLGFTFEGIFRKHMVVKGRERDTAYFSITNEEWPAVKHGFDEWLADGNFDERGVQRRRLEECRGETKS; from the exons atgacgcagcagcagcagaagcagcgaGAGCAGCAACACTTTGAGCACGGGCAGCCCGTCGGCGCGCCCgtccccgcgccgcgcgggaaggaggacggcgacgacacagggcccggcgccgtgccgttCCCGCCGCACGAGCCGCTGGTCGGCAAGACGGTGTCGCTGGTGCCGCTCTCGGCGGAGGCGCACGCGGCGGACCTGTACGCGcacctgggcggcgaggcgaacCTCTGGCGGTGGACGTACATGCTGTCGGGCGGGtggcgcgacgagggggagtgcgaggcggcgatggaggcgtGGGGTAGGGGGAGGGATCCGCAGTTTTATGCCGTGGTGAAGCATAACCAcaacggcgacaacggcgacgacaagggtgagggtgagggtgagggtggtgAGAAGAGTGagggtgacggcgagggtgaaGGTCAAGGGGAGGCCGTGGGCATGATGTCGTACCTGAGCGTCGTGCCGGCGCACCGACGCATCGAGATCGGGTCCATCATCctgggcgacgcggccaaggggAGCAGGGTTGGGACGGAGGCGTacgcgctgctggtggaGAGGGCGTTTGCGCTGGGGTACCTGCGCGTGGAGTGGAAGGCGAATGCGCTGAATGCGAGGAGCCTcaaggcggcgcggaggctGGGGTTTACGTTTGAGGGCATATTCCG AAAACACATGGTCGTCaagggccgcgagcgcgacaCGGCGTACTTTAGCATCACGAACGAGGAGTGGCCGGCGGTCAAGCACGGGTTCGACGAgtggctcgccgacggcaactTTGACGAGCGGGGGGTGCAGAGGCGGAGGCTGGAGGAGTGTCGGGGCGAGACGAAGAGCTGA